A window from Pseudomonas alloputida encodes these proteins:
- a CDS encoding TetR/AcrR family transcriptional regulator: MHLPTDERLLKALADAIVVHPRATLKELAEAAGVSKATLHRFCGTRDNLVNMLESYGDQVLTQVIGNADLHGSDPTAALHRLIVEHLKHREMMIFLLFQYRPDSFDDSETNRPWRAYADALDAFFLRGQQAGAFRIDISAAIFTEMFLSMVYGIVDAERRGRAASATSVQTLELLFLDGAAAPAR; the protein is encoded by the coding sequence ATGCACCTCCCTACCGATGAGCGCCTGCTCAAAGCGCTGGCCGACGCGATCGTCGTCCACCCCCGAGCCACATTGAAGGAGCTGGCCGAGGCGGCGGGCGTGAGCAAGGCGACCCTGCACCGTTTCTGTGGCACCCGTGACAACCTGGTGAACATGCTGGAAAGCTATGGGGACCAGGTCCTGACGCAGGTCATCGGCAACGCTGACCTGCACGGCAGCGACCCGACCGCAGCCCTGCATCGCCTCATCGTCGAGCACCTCAAGCATCGCGAGATGATGATCTTCCTGCTCTTCCAGTACCGCCCGGACTCGTTCGACGACAGCGAGACGAACCGCCCGTGGCGGGCCTATGCCGACGCCCTGGATGCCTTCTTCCTGCGCGGCCAGCAGGCGGGGGCTTTCCGTATCGATATCAGCGCGGCGATCTTCACCGAAATGTTCCTGAGCATGGTGTACGGCATCGTCGATGCCGAACGACGCGGGCGGGCGGCCAGCGCGACGTCCGTGCAAACGCTGGAGCTGCTTTTCCTCGACGGTGCTGCGGCACCCGCTCGCTGA
- a CDS encoding efflux transporter outer membrane subunit, which translates to MIMVNRVLPIVLALTLAGCSLTPTYQRPEAPVAAEWGDAAGHTGHSVEQLDWQAFIVDPVLRQLVGTALDNNRSLRQTLLDIEQARAQYRIQRADRVPGLNASASGNRQHLPAALSSDGREGVSSTYQVGLSLPEYEVDLFGRVKSLSDAALEQYLATEEVGRAARIALIAEVSQAYLALDGAERRQALTRQTLASREDSLALVGQRRAAGTATALDHQEALGLVEQSRAELEVTVRQQRQAYNALVLLLGSAEAAKAMPAERPDEPMVLNDIVPGAPSALIERRPDILAAEHRLRARNADIGAARAAFFPRISLTGSFGTASAQMSGLFDGGSRSWAFMPQLSLPLFDAGRNRAGLSLAEARKDSAVAAYEGAIQVAFREVADALAATDTLRREQAARRALADTSRETLTLAKARYEGGVDNHLRYLDAQRNSYVNEAAFIEASTQRQLALVNLFRALGGGWPSKG; encoded by the coding sequence ATGATCATGGTCAATCGTGTGCTTCCTATCGTCCTGGCCTTGACCTTGGCTGGTTGCTCCCTGACGCCGACCTATCAGCGCCCCGAAGCGCCGGTGGCGGCCGAATGGGGCGATGCAGCCGGCCATACTGGCCACTCGGTGGAGCAGTTGGACTGGCAGGCATTCATCGTCGACCCAGTGCTGCGTCAGCTGGTCGGTACCGCGCTGGACAACAACCGCTCCTTGCGCCAGACCCTGCTCGACATCGAGCAGGCCCGTGCGCAGTACCGGATCCAGCGGGCCGACCGGGTGCCGGGCTTGAATGCCAGCGCCTCCGGTAATCGCCAGCATTTGCCTGCGGCGCTTTCGAGCGATGGCCGCGAGGGTGTCAGCAGCACCTATCAGGTGGGCTTGTCGCTGCCGGAATACGAAGTGGACCTGTTCGGCCGCGTCAAAAGCCTGAGCGATGCGGCCCTGGAGCAGTACCTGGCCACCGAGGAAGTCGGGCGTGCCGCACGCATCGCCCTGATCGCCGAGGTGAGCCAGGCCTACCTGGCCTTGGACGGCGCCGAGCGGCGCCAGGCGCTGACCCGTCAGACCCTGGCCAGCCGCGAGGATTCCCTGGCGTTGGTCGGCCAGCGGCGCGCCGCCGGCACGGCCACGGCGCTGGACCACCAAGAGGCGCTGGGGCTGGTCGAGCAGTCCCGTGCCGAGCTCGAAGTCACCGTGCGCCAACAGCGCCAGGCCTACAACGCGCTGGTGCTGTTGCTGGGCAGTGCCGAGGCGGCCAAGGCGATGCCCGCTGAACGCCCGGATGAGCCGATGGTGCTCAATGACATTGTGCCGGGCGCGCCGTCGGCATTGATCGAGCGCCGCCCCGATATCCTCGCCGCCGAACACCGGCTGCGCGCGCGCAATGCCGATATCGGCGCGGCGCGGGCAGCGTTTTTCCCGCGTATCAGCCTGACCGGCAGCTTTGGTACCGCCAGTGCGCAGATGTCCGGGTTGTTCGACGGTGGCTCGCGTAGCTGGGCCTTCATGCCGCAGCTGTCGCTGCCGTTGTTCGACGCCGGGCGCAACCGTGCCGGGCTCAGCCTGGCTGAGGCACGCAAGGACTCGGCCGTGGCCGCCTATGAAGGCGCGATCCAGGTCGCCTTCCGCGAAGTGGCCGATGCGCTGGCCGCCACCGACACCCTGCGCCGCGAGCAAGCCGCGCGGCGGGCCCTGGCCGACACCAGCCGCGAGACCCTGACGCTGGCCAAGGCTCGTTACGAGGGTGGGGTGGACAACCATTTGCGCTACCTGGACGCCCAGCGCAACAGCTACGTGAACGAAGCAGCCTTCATCGAAGCCAGTACCCAGCGACAACTGGCGTTGGTCAACCTGTTCCGCGCACTCGGCGGCGGCTGGCCGAGCAAGGGCTGA